In Camelina sativa cultivar DH55 unplaced genomic scaffold, Cs unpScaffold17399, whole genome shotgun sequence, the DNA window TAAATCATAGACCCTTAGAGCCAGGAAGATCAATCCATTGAAGCTGAGCCTCAATCTCACCGCACTCGACATGTCTTAGTCTAAGgaccaaatcttgaatgagcTTACCGTCAGACCATATAACCCGAGACTCCTCGGCAAGGCAATTGTCTCGGCTCGGCTGGACCGTGGTCACAATGGTCCCAGATGGGAGATCATGTAATTGCATCTTCACTGCATTAACGAACGGCTTAATAATAAATTCTGCATCTCCCATCTTGTCGTCTTTGGTGAACGTGTCGTGATCAT includes these proteins:
- the LOC104775520 gene encoding protein C2-DOMAIN ABA-RELATED 5-like — encoded protein: TVYDHDTFTKDDKMGDAEFIIKPFVNAVKMQLHDLPSGTIVTTVQPSRDNCLAEESRVIWSDGKLIQDLVLRLRHVECGEIEAQLQWIDLPGSKGL